CTACTCGGCCTGCTTTCCAGCAGACCACAAAATGCAGCCGCTATGCAGGAGCTGGTTGAAAGTGGAAAACTGCCTGTCGTCGGGACATTTCAGGCGGCGGGCGCAGTGTCGATGCATTTGTTCAATAACTTCGGCGGACGCGTCGGGCAAATCAACAATCAGCCTGCGGACGAGATCCTTGCCGCCGGCGACCTGGTGATCTCGATCGGGTATGACCCGGTGGAGTACGATCCTTCCATCTGGAACAAGGGCAAGAAACGGCCCATTGTGCATATCGACGCCCTTCCCGCCGACATCGATAACTCCTACAGTCCGGCGGTTGAGCTTCTCGGGGACATCGCCGCAACGCTCCGACTACTTACGCCTCTCGTCTCGCACTCCAGCCCGGACGCCTCGGTCAACAAGCTCCTTGAAAAAATAGTGAAAGAGCGGAACGAGTTAGCGTCCTCAGCCACGAAGCTCAATGGAACGCCGATTCACCCCCTGCGACTTGTGGCCGAGCTACAGAAGATTCTCACGCCCGATATGACGCTCTGCTCTGATATGGGCTCGTTTCATCTCTGGATGGCGCGGCATCTCTATAGCTTCCGAGCGCGCCAGGTCCTAATCAGCAACGGGCAGCAGACGCTTGGCGTCGCCCTTCCCTGGGCGATCGCCGCAACACTTGTCCGCCCGGCAGAAAAGGTTCTATCGATCTCAGGAGATGGAGGGTTTCTGTTTTCCGCGATGGAGTTGGAAACAGCGGTGCGGCTCAAGTCGCATCTCGTCCATATGATATGGATCGATGGCACTTACGATATGGTGGCCGTGCAGGAAGAAAAAAAGTATGGACGGGGCTCCGGCATCGAGTTTGGCCCTGTCGATCCGGTGAAGTATGCGGATGCATTTGGCGCAAGCGGTCTAATGATTAAGACGCCGGATCAGATCGCGCCTGTGCTCAAGCAGGCGTTCGATACATCCGGACCTGTTTTGGTGGGAGTACACGTCGATTATCGGGACAACTACAAACTGTTTCAATCGGCAGATGAACGCGCAATACATTAGAGAGCAACCCAACTCTCCGAGTGTATTGCATAGTTTTCCAGGCACGCCATTGGACATCTGTAGACAAGGGACGGGGGCAAAAGGTCTACCTTGCGCCCTCCTCAAATCCCATCCGGCTGATTTGACCGCCGCTGGGGTTGCACGGAAACAGACCTTTCAGTTCCCCATCGTGCTATGGGGCCCACTCTCCATATGCTCGACATGCAACACTCCATTCAAACGGTCGATCTCGCGTCTATGAATCAGCGCGTGACCTGTCCTGTGTCTCGAAGAACACAGGACAGGTCACGCGAACAGACTGCGGCCGCAAACCACTTGGGATGGCCCCCTGGATTCGATGTCGCTGATCGTATACGAGGGTTCGGCGGCCCTGTGCCAGCTAGACTGGTTTATTGATTGATAGTGTAAAGCCATTTTGTGCGTTAACGTACACTCAACCTCTCGCGGCATAGCCCCGCCCAGGTCCAAGCTCTTCCTCCCTGCAGCCAAAATATGAGAAATAGCTGACAAATACCGTATTTAAATCGCTTATTGCCAAAGCGAAGAAATGACATTCTTTCGCTTGACAGACCCGAAAGCGCAAATCTACATTTGGGGTGCTTAAAGCATCACTGCATTTACGTTTACGTTCCCGTTTACGTCAAGCAATCAACGACTCTACGAACAGATCTCACACGCAGGACTAAAGCAAGGAGACACATTCCAATGAAGACCCAGCTTCGAGGCTCTGGCCAACGCCAGACTCGCAGGTATGCCCTTTCGCTGCTACTAGCCACATCCTCCCTGTTCGCGCCGCACCAGTTCGTTCAGGCCCAGGTGAACGGTGTGGGTCAAAAGCCATACCTAGGCTGGAGTACCTTTAGCGAGCAAACCATCAACAGCGGCTTCCTGACCCAAGCCAACATCCAGGCGCAATCCGACGCTCTCGCCGCCTCAGGACTGCAGCAGCACGGCTTCCAGTACATCAATATCGATTCCGGCTGGCAATCCACTTTTGACGCGAATGGCCGCCCCATTCCCGCCGCTCCAAACTTCCCCGATATCAAGGCCCTCGTTGACCACATTCATGCCAACGGGCAGAAGGCGGGTATCTATTGGATTCCCGGCATTGAGCAGCCTGCCGTCAACGGCAACTTTCCTATCCTTGGCACGCCATACACCACCCAGCAGATCGTAGCCATTCCTCTCGCCCAGGGCAACACCTTCGCCGCTCCTCCGCCCAATCCCTTTCACGACAAGATCGACTTCACCAAGCCCGGTGCGCAGGAGTACATCAACTCCATCGTCAACCTGTTCGCTTCGTGGGGCATCGATTTCATCAAGCTGGATTCTGTGGCACCCGGGTCGGACGTGGATAGTACCGCGATTGACGACCGACCAGATGTGGAAGCATGGTCCAAGGCCATCGCCCAGAGCGGCCTCCCCATCTGGCTCACTGTCTCCTGGGACATCGACCAGGACTTCCTCAGCACTTGGCAACAGTTCTCCAACGCCCGTCGCATCGATCAGGACATCGAATGCGAAGGCGGCTGTGCGACGCTCACCGACTGGCCGCATGTGGTCCTGCGTGAACATGAAGCCGTGGGCTGGGAGCATAGCGCAGGCCCGACGATGGGCTGGAACGACCTCGACACTCTCGACGTAGGCGACGGCGCCATCGACGGCCTCACCCCGGATGAGAAGCAGTCCGCCATCACACTTTGGGCGATGGTGAATGCGCCCATGTACCTCGGCGGCGACCTCACCCAACTCGACAGCTTTGCTAAATCTGCTCTCAGCAACGACGAACTTATCGCCATCGACCAGTCCACTCATCCCGGAGCGCAGGTGCGCGGCGGCTTCACCCCCGTATGGGGCTCAGACACCCAGGACGGCTACGAATACGTAGCTCTCTTTAATCTCAATGCTTTCCCCACCGCAGTCACCGTCAACTGGAGCGACCTCGGCTTCTCCAATGCGCTCAGCGTCCGCGATGTGTGGAACCGAATCGACCTCGGCGGCTTTTCCGGCAGCTTCAGCACCGTGCTCGTGGGACATGGATCGCGCATTCTCAGGGTCCGACGCTCGGGAAATGTGACCGAGCCAAGTGGCACCGTCTATGAAGGCGAATCCGGCATCTTTACCGGAACAGCTACGGTAAGCCAGTGCGCAGCCTGCTCAGGCGGAGCTGAGGCCGGATTCCTCGGTGGCGCTCCCGGCACTGACACCGTCACCTTCAATAACGTGCAGGTCGCTCGTACCGGGACCTATCTCATGGAAGTCGACTACGCCACCGAAGACCCACGTGCCTTCGAATACACCATCAATGGCGGCCAGTCTGCGACGCTGAATCTGGGCGGTGGCAGCTTCAACCTTCCCGCTTCGACTACAGTTCCCGTTCGGTTGAATGAGGGGCTAAACGTCATTACCTTCGGCAATGCGGGAACCTTCGCTCCCGGACTTGACCGCATCATCATCCGAGGCAACGGCAACGCAATTCCAAGTGTAACCACAACCTATGAGGCGGAAGCGGCGACATTAAGCGGAACTGCGACCGCCGGTGGATGCACTTATTGCTCAGGAGGAGGGATTGTCGGCAGCTTCGGAGCAGGCGTCGGCAACGACGTGACTTTCAACAATGTCACCGTTCCCTCAAGCGGCATGTATCAGCTTGAGGTGGACTACGCCACTTCGGGCCCTCGAACGTTCTTCGCAACCGTCAACAACGGGACGCCTATTGAGCTCGACCTCAACGGTAGCACCTTCAGCGATCCACAACCCATCGTGATTCCTGTGCAGTTGAATGCTGGAAAGAACACCATCGTCTTCGGCAATCCGAATGCGAATGGCTTCGCCCCAGGACTCGATAGCATCACGGTCGGACCCATCGTTGCGACTTCTAATCTGAGCGGAACGATCACAGGTAAGATTGGCCCCGAGAACCTACGTCTCTGGCGACTCACCTTCACGAACGGAGGAAAATCCGTGGCTCCGCAGGCTCTCCTCAACAGTTTCACCATTGTTCCGAATGCTGGCAACCATGGGTGTAGAGCTCAAGTTCTACTGCCCATGCCTCTGTTTCTTGGATCGATTGCTCCAAGCTCGAGTCGGTTCGTTGAGGTGCCAATTTCCTTCACCCCCAGCTGCGACAAGGAAGATACGTTCGCTGTCCACGCGGTGTTTTCCGCCGGGAACGGAGCGGATGTAGGCACATTGGCCATCAGCAACCAAACCAAATAACCCAGCGAAGCTGGACAGACCATATGGTCTGTCCAGCTTTGTCCACCCACTTGAACGGAACTTCTCGAATCGCATCCGAACCTTGAAGACAGCAGACTCAATGGTGGAGCTGGGCTGGCTCAGTTCGCCCGGTCCCGACAAAGAGCTTCGTCTGGGCACTAGTCGAGCCATATCAGAAATCCGGAGATCAATGACTGCTCCGAAGCAGATGGACCGCGCGCCTTCCTTCGCTACCCTCTCTCTAACATTGCTGCCAGATCGATCGGATCGGTCAAGGCGCTGCGCGATCGCAACTTTGAACCGCAAATCATCGATCAGCAACGTCGAGCCTAAAACTAGCCGCTTGAAAATCTCCACGTAGTTCAACATCGACTCCATGTTGCATCCAAAAGGCCCCACTGGCGATGTCGGGAGTGCCTGGTGAGAGCTTGCCATTGAGAGCTGCAATCCTGTACATCGAGTCCGTCTTTAATCCACGAAGGTAGATGCGAGGAAACGGATATAGCATTTGACTGGAGTGCAGGAAAGCAAACGTAACTGCACTCCGCTGATCTTCCGAGACTGATTCGGTAACGGATTGCTCGCTTCCATTCTGTGGCGAAATCAAACGATAGAGCGAGCCCCGCTGAACGATCTCGCGGATATGTTTGTACTGTGCCACCATACTCTTCGCGGTCGTGAAGTCTTCGGGCTTCCAGTTGTTCAGGTTCGCGCCGATTCCCAGCGAACCTTGCATCGACGAAAGAAAGCGGTATTCGAGTGAGAGGTTGCGCTGATTCACCCACGTCGGCGAGTCCGTGACCCATGCCATCATGACACCAGGAGCGTAAGCGTAGCTAAACCCATCCTGCATGAGCAGGCGATCAAAGGCGTCTGTATTGTCGGATGGCCATACCTGATCGGTGTACCGCATGATGCCCAGATCCACTCGGCTTCCTCCACCGGAACAACTTTCAATTTCCACTTGGGGATGCTTGGCTCGTAGCTCCGCCAGGATGGAATAGAGGTTCCGGACGTACTCAATGTAAACCTTTTTCTGGTCCTCCGGCGCGACTGCTGGCCATCCAGGCTCAGACCAATTGCGGTTGTAGTCCCACTTCAGAAACGCAATGTCATTCTCATTCAGCAGCTTATCGAGGGCCTGAAATACATAGGCACGAACATCCGGCCGAGCGAGATTGAGCATCAATTGATTCCGGCCTTCAGTGCGAGGCCGTCCGATAAAGTTCAGCGCCCAATCGGGATGCTTGCGGTAGAGGTCACTGTCCGGATTCACCATCTCAGGCTCAACCCAGAGACCAAAGTCCATTCCAAGTGAATGGACCTTGTCGATCAAAGGCTTTAGACCGTGAGGAAACTTGACCGGATTGACGTACCAATCCCCAAGCCCTGCGCGATCGCTCGAGCGTTGGCCAAACCAGCCGTCGTCGACAACAAAGCGCTCAACGCCTATGCTGGCGGCCTTCTCTGCCAGTGACTCCTGTCCAGCTTCGTCAACTTTGAACTCAGTCGCCTCCCAGGAGTTATAGAGGACCGGGCGCAATTTGGGCTTTGGGCCGTGCGGCAGGATACTAGAGATCTCGAACCGGTGGAGCAGCCTCGAAGCACCACCGATGCCGTCATGGGAGTAACCTGCGTAGAAGTCCGGTGACTTCAGTTGCTCTCCGGGAGAGAGACGATAACCGAAGTCGAAGCTGTTAGGCCCTCCGGCAACACGGATCTGTTGAATCTGGTCTTGCTCAATGCTGATCTGCCAGGAGCCGCTCCAACCTAACGCTCCAAACCACACATCGCCGTGGTCCTGGTCGCCATCACCTTCGTGATCAATTGCGAACCAGGGGTTATTCTGATCGCCGGTGGAACCCCGGCGACTTTCGAGAATGGTCTTTCCCGGTTGAACGAGCTGATGATGAAGTACCCACTCCCCTGCCCAGCGGCCCGTGAGATAGCGCAAGCGATAGTCGTCGCCGCGGGGAAGGTTCCATGTTCCCGAACTGATCTGCTCCACCGTCAACGGAGCAGAGGTGCGGTTCTCGACATTCGCCGACCGAGTAAGAACCCCCGTAACTACGTCGATCTGGTATTCAAGATCAACGTAGACATCTCTCGAGATATCCTTCAGTACGATCTTGAGCCGACGGCCTTCAATGGTGTGCGAGTCATACTGGAGAACCAGATCTCGATTGCCGTCGGGAAATGAGACTTTCAGGTCTGGCTCAATATAGAGTCCACTTCCCCAGGCCACAAACTCCTGGCGAGTGGTGTTGACCGAGGTATCGAACCCGGAAAGGCCAGGATCGGATTTTGGGGCAGGAAAAGGATCGGCGTCGTTGAGGCGCTTGCCCCAATACAGAGTTTGCACCTGCTTCTTCTCATTGATGCCAAACACGTATGAAACATCCGCAGCATCGATCCGGAATACTTGTGTTTGTTTGTCAAAGCGAATCGGAGCATTAGTTTTCTGGGCATTCATTGGATTCGGAGCAATCAAAAACATCAAGATGGTCGATAGGCAAGTCACGATCAGTTGATAAACACGCGAAGCATCGGTTGCCCCATTAAAGCTGTTGCTATTGCATCTCACTCGTATTGCTCCCCTAGCGATCATCTTTCTCTCCGTCTCTACAGTTGATAGTGGCATTCTTGTCGGTTTACTCCGATCCAACCTAGCAATTTCCGTCTTGAACAGCACGGTAAACTGTGATGGAAAGATTTGCAGAGACGTTCGACTCTGCGTAAATACATAACAAAAGGATTGTTCTGTCGATGCGAAATCGCCGTAACATGGAACCTACGCATAACGTTTCCACTGAAAAACTTATGAATAGCACATCGAAGAACGCGGGAATCAAAGAAATAGCTGAGGCAGTCGGGGTATCGATCGGAACGGTGGATCGAGCATTGCACGACCGCAGGGGCGTCAGCCCCAAGACAAAGGCGAAAGTGAACAAGATGGCCGAGCAATTGGGATACAAGCCCAATCTCGCGGCTCAGGCTTTGAAGCTCAATCGCAGGATAAAGATCGCTGTCGTCCTTCCCAAAGAGATTTCTTACTTCTTCGACCCCCTGCGTGCAGGCATCCGCGAAGCCGCTGCCGCATCGGTCGGGATGCACGTCGAGGTTACATTTCACGAATACGCACGGCTCGGGCATGGCGATCTGGAGTTGCTTGAGGGCAGATTGAAGGAGAAGAACGACGGGATTATCTTCACGCCGGGGAACCCAAGAAAGCTTGATTCGATCATTCATCGTCTGACCCAGCATGGAACTGCGATGTTTTGTGTGTCGAGCGACGCGCCGAACAGCAGCCGAGTCGGCCTGGTCTCTGCACATGCCTATACGAGCGGAGCGCTGGCAGCCGAGCTCCTCTCGCTGAAGCTCACGCGCAAGGCGCATGTCGCCACCATCACCGGAGAACTGTCCACGCTCGACCACGCCGAAAAACTCCGCGGCTTCGCGGCAACTCTGGCGATGATTGCTCCTCATCTCAGCCTTCTTCCCGCGATCGAATCGCATGAGCGGCCCAGGGAAGCCTACCGACAAACCCTGGCACTTGTTCGTGAAGAAGTGAAGCCTCAAGGTCTCTACATCAGCACGGCAAATAGTGCCCCTGTTCTCAAAGCACTCCGTGAAGAGGGTCTGTTGGGAAAGATACAGATCGTCACGACGGATCTCTTTGAAGAGCTGGTGCCTTTGGTTGAGAACGGTAGCATCCTCGCAACTCTCTACCAGCGACCGTTTACTCAAGGAAAGGTAGCGTTTGAGAATCTCATTGCCTACCTGCTTGAAGAGAAGAAGGCATCTCCCATGATTCGGCTCGCACCGCATATTATCTTTCGCAGCAACCTTCCTCTGTTTTCAGACCGCGTGTCCGGTCTCAGTGGGACCGAGACATCTTAGAGAGGGCGGATCTTCCCGCCCTCTCTAGGAAATTGTTCAGTTAGCATCCTCTGGCACAAAACGGATCGCACAGCCTCCTCCAGCCGCGAGATGCAGAGTCAGCGTCTCACCGCTGCGGACACTCTGCTTTTTGATCGTGACGTTTTTCGGGTTGGTCCCAGCGTCAGAGGCATCTTGGTAGATCTCCGCGGTATAGCGGCCAGTGCCAAGGAAATTGAGCGGGACGTGAAGTTCGCGGGATGTCCAATTCGTAATACTCCCCAGAAACCACTCCTTCCCGTGGCTCCTGGCGATAGTCACGAACTCGCCGGGTTCCCCGTTCAACACGTGCATCGCATCCCATGCTGTAGGCACGTCCTTTATAAATTGGAACGCTGGTTGGTCTGCGTAAGCCTGCGGGCTGTCCGAAACCATTTGAAAAGGAGTCTGGAAGACGACGTAGAGGGCGAGTTGTTGGGCTCGCGTACCCATGATCATCGGGCTTATGTCCCTACCGATAAACTCGTCTTCGGTAACGTTGTTGAAACCTCCCGGCGTGTAATCGAGAGGTCCCGCCACCATGCGGGTGAAAGGAAACACTGTGCGGTCTACGGGACTGTCTCGTCGAGCCACCTTGCTGTTCTCAGCCCCTAAAACTGCCTCGTAGCTGAGCACGTTCGGGTACGTTCGCTCAATACCCCAAGGCTTGCTCGCACCGTGAAAATCGACCATGAGATGGTGGTCCGCGGCTTCACGGGCAACGTCGTAATAGAACTTGATTCCATCCTGATCGTCCCGATTGATAAAGTCGATCTTGACCCCAGCCACTCCCCAACTTTCAAAAAGAGGAAATGCCTGCTTCATCTGGTCCATTACCGATGTCGAGTACAGCCAGATCCAAACCTTCACATGCTTGCTCGCGGCATAGCGCACAAGTTCGGGAACATCGACATTTCCCCGAAGCTTCGTAATGTCGCGACCGTCGGCCCAACCAGCATCGAGCAGCATGTACGGGAAACCCGAATTGGCCGCAAAATCGACGTAATATTCCATATTTTTCGTCGTATACGCTGCCTTGCCGTCCGAACCAACATCACCTGCCCACCAGTTCCATGAGGCTTTGCCTGGGTGAATCCAGCTTGTGTCCTGAACCCGATTCGACGGATTCAAGTCGGTGAGCAAATTAGACTCCATGAGTCTGCCGGGCTCATCCGCAACCATCAGCACTCTCCAGGCAGAATGGTGCGGTAGGGTCGATTTGATCGCTACACCAGCGTCGTCGAACCGCGGAGAAAGCTTGGATACGAAGTAGTGACCGGCCCAGTTCCCCGAGGGGTTAGTGATATACATACCGCTATTACCTTCAAGATCGGCCTCAGCCAGCGCCATCCACGCAGTGCCCGGCGAGTGCAGTAGCATCGGGAGTCCAATCAGGAAATTGCTCGACACCCCGCCTTGATTGCTGAAAGCGGTTATCGGCAACTTTACGTATTCGCTCTCATAGCTGCTGCGATAGTTCGGAAGAGCAAGAGCCCAAGTAGTCGCATCCGTGCTAATGCGAAACTCCGTATCCTCTTGCTTCAGCGTGAGCGATTTGATGGCTTCCTGCTCTGGCAGTACGTAGCGAAAGGCAATTCCGTCGTTGTATGCGCGCGCTTCAATAACGAGCGTGCGCCCCGGCGCGTTGCTCTCGACTGCACGCAATCTCAGGCTGTTGAAAGAGTCCTTGACGTCGCTGGATTTGCTGGCGAGCAATGTGTAGTCATCGCTGCCTTTTCCGGGCGTGCTCTCAACAATCTGGACATCATTACCAAGAACGGGCTGCCCCTCTAGCTCGAGGCCGAGAGCTGACTGGTCGAGGACTGGTTTGCCTCGAAAAGCGACTGAGTAGCTTAGCTTCCCTCCAGGTCCGGTTGCGTCTTTCCCTCTAACTGTCGTGAACTGCATGACAAGACGCTGATCTGGCGAAGTCAGCACAATCGGCACAGACTGCGCGTGAGAGGGAACGCTAAAACTGAAAACCAGGGCGACGAAGGTGGAATATTTCCCAGCCAAACTCCAAGACATGAGCGAGAACCTTTCCATTGATCAATTGCGGCGAGGCATGTTTGTCGATGAGGGGTAGATGTCAGATTAGGGTGAAGGCAGTTGCATTGCTGCAATCGCCTTCACCCCATCCTCCACT
This is a stretch of genomic DNA from Granulicella sp. WH15. It encodes these proteins:
- the alsS gene encoding acetolactate synthase AlsS — encoded protein: MPAQNNENRPKSGADIVVQTLEQHGIEYVFGIPGAKIDRVFDSLVDSSIRTVVCRHEQNAAFIAGGIGRMTGKAGVAIATSGPGVSNLVTGMATATTEGDPMIALGGAVALSERLKQIHQTMDSVSICKPVTKFCVEVDSPEAVSEVMTNAFRSAESGRPGAAFVSLPRDLMGAPAGCDVLIPPKYSGAGPADSVAIREAARMINLAKRPVVLLGLLSSRPQNAAAMQELVESGKLPVVGTFQAAGAVSMHLFNNFGGRVGQINNQPADEILAAGDLVISIGYDPVEYDPSIWNKGKKRPIVHIDALPADIDNSYSPAVELLGDIAATLRLLTPLVSHSSPDASVNKLLEKIVKERNELASSATKLNGTPIHPLRLVAELQKILTPDMTLCSDMGSFHLWMARHLYSFRARQVLISNGQQTLGVALPWAIAATLVRPAEKVLSISGDGGFLFSAMELETAVRLKSHLVHMIWIDGTYDMVAVQEEKKYGRGSGIEFGPVDPVKYADAFGASGLMIKTPDQIAPVLKQAFDTSGPVLVGVHVDYRDNYKLFQSADERAIH
- a CDS encoding CBM35 domain-containing protein, whose product is MKTQLRGSGQRQTRRYALSLLLATSSLFAPHQFVQAQVNGVGQKPYLGWSTFSEQTINSGFLTQANIQAQSDALAASGLQQHGFQYINIDSGWQSTFDANGRPIPAAPNFPDIKALVDHIHANGQKAGIYWIPGIEQPAVNGNFPILGTPYTTQQIVAIPLAQGNTFAAPPPNPFHDKIDFTKPGAQEYINSIVNLFASWGIDFIKLDSVAPGSDVDSTAIDDRPDVEAWSKAIAQSGLPIWLTVSWDIDQDFLSTWQQFSNARRIDQDIECEGGCATLTDWPHVVLREHEAVGWEHSAGPTMGWNDLDTLDVGDGAIDGLTPDEKQSAITLWAMVNAPMYLGGDLTQLDSFAKSALSNDELIAIDQSTHPGAQVRGGFTPVWGSDTQDGYEYVALFNLNAFPTAVTVNWSDLGFSNALSVRDVWNRIDLGGFSGSFSTVLVGHGSRILRVRRSGNVTEPSGTVYEGESGIFTGTATVSQCAACSGGAEAGFLGGAPGTDTVTFNNVQVARTGTYLMEVDYATEDPRAFEYTINGGQSATLNLGGGSFNLPASTTVPVRLNEGLNVITFGNAGTFAPGLDRIIIRGNGNAIPSVTTTYEAEAATLSGTATAGGCTYCSGGGIVGSFGAGVGNDVTFNNVTVPSSGMYQLEVDYATSGPRTFFATVNNGTPIELDLNGSTFSDPQPIVIPVQLNAGKNTIVFGNPNANGFAPGLDSITVGPIVATSNLSGTITGKIGPENLRLWRLTFTNGGKSVAPQALLNSFTIVPNAGNHGCRAQVLLPMPLFLGSIAPSSSRFVEVPISFTPSCDKEDTFAVHAVFSAGNGADVGTLAISNQTK
- a CDS encoding glycoside hydrolase family 97 protein is translated as MSWSLAGKYSTFVALVFSFSVPSHAQSVPIVLTSPDQRLVMQFTTVRGKDATGPGGKLSYSVAFRGKPVLDQSALGLELEGQPVLGNDVQIVESTPGKGSDDYTLLASKSSDVKDSFNSLRLRAVESNAPGRTLVIEARAYNDGIAFRYVLPEQEAIKSLTLKQEDTEFRISTDATTWALALPNYRSSYESEYVKLPITAFSNQGGVSSNFLIGLPMLLHSPGTAWMALAEADLEGNSGMYITNPSGNWAGHYFVSKLSPRFDDAGVAIKSTLPHHSAWRVLMVADEPGRLMESNLLTDLNPSNRVQDTSWIHPGKASWNWWAGDVGSDGKAAYTTKNMEYYVDFAANSGFPYMLLDAGWADGRDITKLRGNVDVPELVRYAASKHVKVWIWLYSTSVMDQMKQAFPLFESWGVAGVKIDFINRDDQDGIKFYYDVAREAADHHLMVDFHGASKPWGIERTYPNVLSYEAVLGAENSKVARRDSPVDRTVFPFTRMVAGPLDYTPGGFNNVTEDEFIGRDISPMIMGTRAQQLALYVVFQTPFQMVSDSPQAYADQPAFQFIKDVPTAWDAMHVLNGEPGEFVTIARSHGKEWFLGSITNWTSRELHVPLNFLGTGRYTAEIYQDASDAGTNPKNVTIKKQSVRSGETLTLHLAAGGGCAIRFVPEDAN
- a CDS encoding alpha-galactosidase is translated as MRCNSNSFNGATDASRVYQLIVTCLSTILMFLIAPNPMNAQKTNAPIRFDKQTQVFRIDAADVSYVFGINEKKQVQTLYWGKRLNDADPFPAPKSDPGLSGFDTSVNTTRQEFVAWGSGLYIEPDLKVSFPDGNRDLVLQYDSHTIEGRRLKIVLKDISRDVYVDLEYQIDVVTGVLTRSANVENRTSAPLTVEQISSGTWNLPRGDDYRLRYLTGRWAGEWVLHHQLVQPGKTILESRRGSTGDQNNPWFAIDHEGDGDQDHGDVWFGALGWSGSWQISIEQDQIQQIRVAGGPNSFDFGYRLSPGEQLKSPDFYAGYSHDGIGGASRLLHRFEISSILPHGPKPKLRPVLYNSWEATEFKVDEAGQESLAEKAASIGVERFVVDDGWFGQRSSDRAGLGDWYVNPVKFPHGLKPLIDKVHSLGMDFGLWVEPEMVNPDSDLYRKHPDWALNFIGRPRTEGRNQLMLNLARPDVRAYVFQALDKLLNENDIAFLKWDYNRNWSEPGWPAVAPEDQKKVYIEYVRNLYSILAELRAKHPQVEIESCSGGGSRVDLGIMRYTDQVWPSDNTDAFDRLLMQDGFSYAYAPGVMMAWVTDSPTWVNQRNLSLEYRFLSSMQGSLGIGANLNNWKPEDFTTAKSMVAQYKHIREIVQRGSLYRLISPQNGSEQSVTESVSEDQRSAVTFAFLHSSQMLYPFPRIYLRGLKTDSMYRIAALNGKLSPGTPDIASGAFWMQHGVDVELRGDFQAASFRLDVADR
- a CDS encoding LacI family DNA-binding transcriptional regulator codes for the protein MNSTSKNAGIKEIAEAVGVSIGTVDRALHDRRGVSPKTKAKVNKMAEQLGYKPNLAAQALKLNRRIKIAVVLPKEISYFFDPLRAGIREAAAASVGMHVEVTFHEYARLGHGDLELLEGRLKEKNDGIIFTPGNPRKLDSIIHRLTQHGTAMFCVSSDAPNSSRVGLVSAHAYTSGALAAELLSLKLTRKAHVATITGELSTLDHAEKLRGFAATLAMIAPHLSLLPAIESHERPREAYRQTLALVREEVKPQGLYISTANSAPVLKALREEGLLGKIQIVTTDLFEELVPLVENGSILATLYQRPFTQGKVAFENLIAYLLEEKKASPMIRLAPHIIFRSNLPLFSDRVSGLSGTETS